The following coding sequences lie in one Candidatus Abawacabacteria bacterium genomic window:
- a CDS encoding ribonuclease HII, with product MASFQEEIALWQAGFQYIAGIDEVGRGPLAGPVTVAAVILPADFDNNTIDDSKKLSVREREYCYQDIIDHAVAYSIIHVSPRVIDKINILQATKRAMQQAVKSLSTIPDFLLLDAVNINMPGIPQKAIIAGDGISKSIAAASIIAKVIRDRLMCDLDKKYPHYGFAKHKGYATAEHIAALKQLGPAQCHRHSFLSFLDS from the coding sequence ATGGCTTCCTTCCAAGAAGAAATAGCATTGTGGCAAGCTGGCTTTCAATACATTGCAGGCATTGATGAGGTTGGTCGTGGGCCTTTAGCGGGGCCTGTTACAGTAGCAGCAGTAATATTGCCAGCAGACTTTGATAATAATACTATTGATGATTCCAAGAAGTTGTCTGTGCGAGAAAGAGAATATTGTTATCAGGATATTATTGATCATGCCGTAGCCTATAGTATTATTCATGTTTCGCCTCGAGTCATCGATAAAATCAATATTTTGCAAGCGACCAAGAGAGCAATGCAACAAGCGGTAAAAAGTTTATCTACTATTCCTGACTTTCTTTTGCTTGATGCAGTAAATATCAATATGCCTGGTATTCCCCAAAAGGCGATTATAGCAGGGGATGGAATCAGCAAAAGTATTGCCGCAGCCTCAATTATAGCCAAGGTAATAAGAGATCGATTGATGTGCGATCTGGACAAAAAGTATCCTCATTATGGTTTCGCGAAGCATAAGGGGTATGCTACTGCGGAACATATTGCTGCTCTTAAGCAATTAGGACCGGCTCAGTGTCATCGTCATTCATT
- a CDS encoding 23S rRNA (pseudouridine(1915)-N(3))-methyltransferase RlmH, producing MKLTIVRIGKIREPYILAAENHYLTMLPALKIITLKGKDDVQKDSQEVINRLAAERNVYILAEIGKPHDSLAFAQMVQPYLQGLEEATLVIAGPFGWYYEILPAAWHRLSLSPLTFPHELAYIVLLEQIFRANKISKGQKYHY from the coding sequence ATGAAACTAACTATTGTCCGTATTGGCAAAATTCGCGAGCCCTATATTCTGGCGGCAGAAAACCATTACCTTACCATGCTACCAGCTCTGAAGATAATTACTTTAAAGGGTAAAGATGATGTGCAAAAAGATAGCCAAGAAGTAATCAATAGATTAGCCGCCGAACGAAATGTGTATATATTGGCTGAAATAGGAAAACCCCACGACTCTCTTGCTTTCGCCCAAATGGTACAACCTTATTTACAAGGCTTAGAGGAAGCAACATTAGTAATCGCCGGACCATTTGGTTGGTACTATGAAATTTTACCCGCTGCTTGGCACAGGTTAAGTCTATCGCCGCTAACCTTTCCTCATGAACTCGCTTATATAGTACTATTAGAACAAATCTTTAGGGCAAACAAAATTAGCAAAGGACAAAAGTATCATTACTAA
- a CDS encoding VOC family protein, protein MYFSDIHHIAIICSDYERSKNFYTQILGFSIIRETYREGRKSFKLDLKVNANTQVELFSFEQPPKRLTQPEACGLRHLAFAVADLDLVVHYLRESNITVEQIRLDELTGKRFTFFHDPDGTPLEIYES, encoded by the coding sequence ATGTATTTTTCAGATATTCACCATATCGCTATTATTTGCTCTGATTATGAGCGTTCCAAGAATTTTTATACGCAAATATTAGGTTTTAGTATCATTCGAGAAACTTATCGTGAAGGACGAAAGTCCTTTAAACTAGATCTTAAAGTAAATGCCAATACCCAAGTTGAGCTATTTTCTTTTGAGCAGCCTCCTAAAAGATTGACGCAGCCAGAGGCCTGTGGCCTGCGACACCTAGCCTTTGCAGTTGCTGATTTGGATCTTGTCGTGCACTATCTCAGGGAAAGCAATATAACAGTAGAGCAAATCCGTTTGGACGAGCTTACTGGCAAGCGCTTCACCTTCTTTCATGATCCTGACGGTACGCCTTTGGAGATATACGAAAGTTGA
- a CDS encoding DNA recombination protein RmuC: MEFIYFIVLALALIFVAYRVSLIGHKVDNQLNSTVTFAQDQVKNSHGLVTDVASRLTSIEQTQRQVLGLTEQIRELEMIFKNPKRRGIIGEMMLAEQLREVMPADAYILQYRFPNGSIVDAVIKMREMIIPIDAKFPLENFGDEDREREFFRDVKLRIEETAQYILAGEKTSEFAFMYVPAEGVMEKLLEADIVRYAFERKVMLVSPLTFFAYLQTVIHGLNALKIEAKTKEVLVQLGKVREALSTWQDCFAKVGKNLDLASHAYEQANKASSRIDATITKLLD, from the coding sequence ATGGAATTTATTTACTTTATTGTTCTAGCACTGGCTCTGATATTTGTTGCCTATCGGGTCTCGCTAATTGGGCATAAAGTGGACAATCAATTGAATTCCACAGTTACTTTTGCCCAGGATCAAGTGAAAAATAGCCATGGCTTAGTGACCGATGTTGCTTCCAGATTGACTAGTATTGAACAGACGCAGAGGCAAGTATTAGGGCTGACTGAACAAATCCGTGAGCTAGAAATGATTTTCAAAAACCCCAAGCGGCGGGGAATTATTGGTGAAATGATGCTAGCCGAGCAGTTGCGTGAAGTGATGCCTGCTGATGCATATATTTTACAATACCGATTTCCTAATGGCAGTATTGTTGATGCGGTAATCAAAATGCGAGAAATGATTATTCCTATCGATGCTAAGTTTCCTTTGGAAAATTTTGGCGATGAAGATAGAGAACGCGAGTTTTTTCGTGATGTGAAGCTACGCATTGAGGAAACTGCTCAATATATTTTAGCTGGTGAGAAAACCAGTGAGTTTGCTTTTATGTATGTGCCCGCGGAAGGTGTCATGGAAAAGCTCTTAGAGGCAGATATTGTGCGTTATGCTTTCGAAAGAAAGGTGATGCTAGTTTCACCCCTCACTTTTTTTGCCTATCTGCAAACTGTAATTCATGGTCTCAATGCTTTAAAGATCGAGGCGAAAACAAAAGAAGTGTTAGTGCAATTGGGTAAAGTGCGAGAAGCATTAAGTACTTGGCAAGATTGTTTTGCTAAAGTCGGCAAAAACCTAGATTTGGCATCGCATGCCTATGAACAGGCCAATAAAGCCTCAAGTAGAATTGATGCTACTATTACTAAGCTTTTAGACTAA